From the Moorena sp. SIOASIH genome, one window contains:
- a CDS encoding PEP-CTERM sorting domain-containing protein (PEP-CTERM proteins occur, often in large numbers, in the proteomes of bacteria that also encode an exosortase, a predicted intramembrane cysteine proteinase. The presence of a PEP-CTERM domain at a protein's C-terminus predicts cleavage within the sorting domain, followed by covalent anchoring to some some component of the (usually Gram-negative) cell surface. Many PEP-CTERM proteins exhibit an unusual sequence composition that includes large numbers of potential glycosylation sites. Expression of one such protein has been shown restore the ability of a bacterium to form floc, a type of biofilm.), translating to MAELSSSLAVTKGMAQKLAMATASAALMTVVMPSAAQAVTLVKNVVVKPPVGEEPTAQLCLPFCETGDSITTDLGRRVVIENNIDKTLTSILYTIPSEEDAAWSKDSISDIFSELIFSKDMKKLLLTSGSLAPGEAVLAFREAEQNVTFDITVFFDGAPATVPEPTTVLGILAVGALTATSALGSRE from the coding sequence ATGGCTGAATTATCATCATCATTAGCTGTCACCAAAGGGATGGCTCAAAAATTAGCTATGGCAACAGCATCAGCAGCATTGATGACTGTGGTAATGCCTAGTGCAGCCCAGGCAGTTACACTAGTGAAAAATGTAGTTGTTAAGCCTCCCGTTGGTGAAGAGCCTACTGCCCAACTTTGTCTTCCTTTTTGTGAAACTGGGGATTCCATTACCACAGATCTAGGGCGTAGAGTGGTAATTGAAAATAACATCGACAAGACCTTAACCAGTATCCTCTACACAATTCCTTCAGAGGAAGATGCAGCCTGGAGTAAGGACAGTATTTCTGATATTTTCAGCGAACTCATCTTCTCTAAAGATATGAAAAAGCTATTGCTAACCTCAGGCAGTCTTGCTCCTGGTGAAGCAGTTCTTGCTTTTCGAGAAGCTGAACAAAATGTGACCTTTGACATTACAGTGTTTTTTGACGGAGCCCCAGCTACCGTTCCTGAACCAACCACTGTATTAGGTATATTAGCTGTTGGTGCCTTAACTGCTACGTCAGCTCTAGGGAGTAGGGAGTAG